A region of Chitinophaga horti DNA encodes the following proteins:
- the smc gene encoding chromosome segregation protein SMC has translation MRLKTLEIKGFKSFADKTVLHFDEGVTGVIGPNGCGKSNIIDSIRWVIGEHKISNLRSENQAGLVFNGSRTRSASGMAEVSLTFENTKNVLPTEFTTVTITRKFYKNGDSEYRLNDVACRLKDIHNLFMDTGVSTDSYAIIELGMVDDIIKDKENSRRRMLEQAAGISIYKTRKKEAKAKLDATEGDLNRIEDLLFEINNNLKTLESQARKAERFYEIKKEYKEISIELAKAALEGFNVTFRDLTDQQQAEIDKKAALEAEIATEEASVEEDKLHFVAKERELQVLQRSFNELVSTIRTKENDKNLASQQLTYMREREKNLSDFLNNAESNLQGLTESISFTQRQSEEEAEVFESMQDELETLQEMVDGKKEQFHQKKQQLENLRRDQQQWQRQQFEAEKKVAVADTSVQNLQRSIQQLQEEKTARETQIAQLKDEKEILQDTVDQRKDELEEMVRFQEETKSKILATQSDIESLRDKLVDENRKLDSRKNEYDLLKSLVDSLEGYPESIKFLKKNNEWNNKAPILSDVFFCKEEYRTCVENLLEPYLNYYVVNNAEEAVQAIHLLDANKKGKANFFILDQFNHQAGTLFTPPGSIPALDVVEIDEKYKGLGNYLLAKVFITEDVTAIDFGQLPEQDVLIIEKSGRMHRGKYSFSGGSVGLFEGKKLGRAKNLEKLEAEIRDLENVVGDLKDAIQAKHNEVLGYNSQLNENNINAAKERINQLNNQVFGLQNRIENFHHLIETGDKRLAEMQQSLQTNIDSISGVRDELDSLNDRVHVLHDSIVEADRAAQEAESQFNQANVQFNNQNLQHTRQQSKVAGLKQELEFKRKQLSDLHIQITNNKAQLEDTVANLAAAEDKLASAEDGLVELFRKKEEEEKDLNEKDQEYYNFRNMLQERESALRAKQRSREQMDQALTIIKDKVNELKLQLASMKERLSVEFKVNLDEILDEARSSALSVDELTGSAERLKKRLENMGEINPTAIEAYTEMKKRYEFILEQKNDLVNAKESLLATIQEVETTANQKFLDTFNQVKENFIRVFKALFTEEDQCDMILNDPSNLADTGIEIIAKPKGKRPAAITQLSGGEKTLTATALLFAIYLIKPAPFCILDEVDAPLDDANVGKFTNMIRKFSDNSQFIIVTHNKQTMAAVDVIYGVTMQEPGVSKLVPVDFRSLN, from the coding sequence GTGCGCTTAAAAACATTAGAGATCAAAGGATTTAAAAGTTTTGCCGATAAAACCGTTCTGCACTTCGATGAGGGCGTAACGGGCGTTATCGGGCCTAACGGCTGCGGCAAAAGTAATATTATCGACTCTATCCGCTGGGTGATAGGGGAGCACAAGATCAGCAACCTGCGTTCCGAAAACCAGGCCGGACTTGTATTCAACGGGTCCCGCACGCGCTCCGCCTCCGGCATGGCCGAGGTTAGCCTCACTTTTGAAAATACCAAGAACGTACTTCCTACCGAGTTTACTACGGTAACTATTACACGTAAATTCTATAAAAACGGCGATTCCGAATACCGCCTCAACGATGTCGCCTGCCGCCTGAAAGACATTCACAACCTCTTTATGGACACTGGGGTGAGCACTGACTCCTACGCCATTATCGAGCTGGGCATGGTAGACGATATCATCAAGGATAAGGAAAACAGCCGCCGCCGCATGCTGGAACAGGCAGCCGGTATCTCTATCTACAAAACCCGTAAGAAAGAGGCCAAAGCCAAGCTGGACGCCACCGAGGGTGACCTGAACCGTATAGAGGACTTGCTTTTCGAGATCAACAATAACCTGAAAACGCTCGAAAGCCAGGCCCGTAAGGCAGAACGCTTCTACGAAATCAAAAAGGAATACAAAGAGATCAGTATAGAACTGGCCAAGGCCGCCCTGGAAGGCTTTAACGTAACCTTCCGCGACCTTACCGACCAGCAACAGGCCGAGATCGACAAGAAAGCGGCACTCGAAGCGGAAATAGCTACGGAAGAGGCTTCGGTGGAAGAGGATAAACTGCACTTCGTGGCCAAAGAGCGCGAACTGCAGGTGTTACAGCGCTCCTTCAACGAGCTCGTATCCACCATCCGTACCAAAGAGAACGATAAAAACCTGGCCTCGCAACAGTTGACGTACATGCGCGAAAGGGAAAAGAACCTCAGCGACTTCCTCAACAACGCGGAAAGCAATCTACAGGGCCTCACGGAATCGATCAGCTTTACGCAAAGGCAAAGCGAAGAAGAAGCCGAGGTGTTCGAATCGATGCAGGACGAACTGGAAACCCTGCAGGAAATGGTGGACGGCAAAAAGGAACAGTTCCATCAAAAGAAACAACAACTCGAAAACCTGCGCCGCGACCAGCAACAATGGCAACGCCAGCAGTTCGAGGCCGAAAAGAAAGTAGCGGTAGCCGATACGTCTGTACAAAACCTGCAACGCAGCATTCAACAGTTACAGGAAGAAAAAACAGCCCGCGAAACACAGATCGCGCAGTTGAAAGACGAAAAGGAAATTCTCCAGGATACTGTCGATCAGCGGAAAGACGAACTGGAAGAGATGGTGCGCTTCCAGGAGGAGACGAAAAGTAAGATACTCGCCACGCAGTCGGACATTGAATCGCTGCGCGATAAACTGGTAGATGAGAACCGTAAACTGGACAGCCGCAAGAACGAGTATGACCTGTTAAAATCACTTGTAGACAGCCTCGAAGGTTACCCGGAGAGCATCAAGTTCCTCAAGAAAAATAACGAATGGAATAATAAAGCGCCCATCCTGAGTGATGTGTTTTTCTGTAAGGAAGAATACCGCACTTGCGTGGAAAACCTGCTGGAGCCGTACCTGAACTACTATGTGGTGAACAATGCGGAAGAAGCGGTACAGGCTATTCACCTGCTGGATGCGAACAAGAAAGGAAAGGCGAACTTCTTCATTCTTGACCAGTTCAACCACCAGGCGGGCACGCTGTTTACGCCTCCGGGCAGCATTCCTGCGCTGGATGTAGTGGAGATCGACGAAAAGTACAAAGGCCTGGGCAACTACCTGCTGGCTAAAGTATTTATTACGGAAGATGTTACCGCTATCGATTTTGGCCAGCTGCCCGAACAGGATGTGCTGATCATAGAGAAAAGCGGCCGTATGCACCGCGGTAAGTACAGCTTCAGCGGTGGTTCTGTAGGACTGTTCGAAGGTAAGAAGCTCGGTCGTGCCAAAAACCTGGAGAAGCTGGAAGCAGAGATCCGCGATCTCGAGAACGTTGTAGGCGATTTGAAAGACGCCATCCAGGCGAAACATAACGAAGTGCTGGGCTATAACAGCCAGTTGAACGAGAACAACATCAACGCGGCGAAAGAGCGCATCAACCAGTTAAATAACCAGGTTTTTGGCCTGCAGAACAGGATCGAGAACTTCCACCACCTCATCGAGACGGGCGACAAACGCCTGGCCGAAATGCAGCAGTCGTTGCAAACCAACATCGACAGTATTTCCGGCGTGCGTGATGAACTGGACTCCCTCAACGATCGGGTGCATGTGCTGCACGATAGCATCGTAGAGGCCGATCGTGCAGCACAGGAAGCCGAATCGCAGTTTAACCAGGCGAACGTACAGTTCAATAACCAGAACCTGCAACATACCAGGCAGCAAAGTAAGGTAGCCGGCCTGAAACAGGAACTGGAGTTTAAACGCAAACAGTTAAGTGACCTGCACATCCAGATCACGAATAATAAAGCCCAGTTGGAAGATACCGTAGCCAACCTGGCCGCGGCCGAAGACAAGCTGGCCTCCGCTGAAGACGGACTCGTGGAATTGTTCCGCAAGAAAGAAGAGGAGGAGAAAGACCTGAACGAAAAGGACCAGGAATACTACAACTTCCGCAACATGCTGCAGGAACGCGAAAGCGCCCTGCGCGCCAAACAGCGTAGCCGCGAGCAGATGGACCAGGCGCTCACCATCATCAAAGACAAGGTGAACGAACTGAAGCTGCAGCTCGCCTCTATGAAAGAGCGTTTGAGCGTGGAGTTTAAAGTAAACCTCGACGAAATACTCGACGAAGCCCGCAGCAGCGCGCTCTCTGTAGACGAACTGACCGGCAGCGCCGAACGCCTGAAGAAACGCCTCGAGAACATGGGTGAGATTAACCCCACGGCGATCGAAGCGTATACGGAAATGAAGAAACGTTACGAGTTCATCCTCGAACAAAAGAACGACCTGGTAAATGCGAAAGAATCCCTGCTGGCCACGATCCAGGAGGTAGAAACCACCGCTAACCAGAAGTTCCTCGATACCTTTAACCAGGTGAAGGAAAACTTCATCCGCGTATTTAAGGCCCTCTTTACCGAAGAAGACCAGTGTGACATGATCCTCAACGATCCGTCTAACCTGGCCGATACCGGTATCGAGATCATCGCGAAACCGAAAGGTAAACGTCCTGCCGCGATCACGCAGCTGTCGGGTGGAGAGAAGACCCTTACCGCTACCGCGTTGCTGTTCGCGATCTACCTGATCAAACCCGCGCCGTTCTGTATCCTCGATGAGGTGGATGCGCCGCTGGACGATGCCAACGTAGGCAAGTTCACAAACATGATCCGCAAGTTCTCCGATAACTCACAGTTCATCATCGTAACGCACAACAAGCAAACGATGGCGGCGGTAGACGTGATTTATGGGGTAACCATGCAGGAACCGGGTGTAAGTAAGCTGGTGCCGGTGGATTTCAGGAGCCTGAACTAA
- a CDS encoding DUF7133 domain-containing protein: MKIRSQHLLLPLLLSLLAGACKQHSTPEQKRAADSLAARKEFASSPVLSAQESLAQLHVEKGFDITLAASEPLVVAPVAMSFDERGRMWVVEMMGYMPDTVGTGEDMRNGSIAILEDTNKDGVADKRTVFLDSLVLPRAVCLIENGVLVAVPPYLWYIERNGDAPGRRTLVDSTYAVEGNVEHQPNGLLRAMDNWIYNAKSDKRYRKKGNQWLIEKTHFRGQWGISQDNYGRLYVNNNSVNLEGDYFPPGFGAGNSSQRDVGGYTERVVRNNRVYPMRATPGVNRGYTKNTLTDSLRLANFTAACGPLVYRGALFGAAYDNNAFVAEPAGNLIKRNILKDSGYAVTGRQAYADSEFVASTDERFRPVNLSTGPDGAIYVLDMYRGIIQHKTYLTDYLKNEIRMRNLSLPLNCGRIYRIAPKGKAATMPDFNVSPAGLVALLDHPNGWVRDMAQQLLVDRRPAEAIAPLKARLANTAQPIGALHALWTLEGMNALDFDLVRPLLLQGDAQLKQQAMATLPAVLNNSNQAAIIALLKTFDADPRTAPMLGYLLPFLRKYDAPAADNLLTQLSRLYADDRYVADALISAAPGREKELLQSITAWNSDTALVINKRLQKVLRDISESKKAKLSEAVLNEYPRGYKIFTTVCQTCHGPDGNGIQSLAPPLNESQWVNGERERLIAIVLFGLTGPVEVNGKVYKAPEISGDMPGIGNNDEFSDADIAQLLSFLRKAWSNNADKITDKDVKATRLKLKGRQKAFTVEELLKL, encoded by the coding sequence ATGAAGATACGCAGCCAACATCTCTTATTGCCTCTGTTACTCAGCCTGCTGGCAGGTGCCTGCAAGCAACATTCCACGCCAGAACAGAAACGCGCAGCCGACTCGCTGGCCGCCCGGAAAGAATTTGCCAGTTCTCCTGTGTTATCCGCGCAGGAAAGTCTCGCCCAACTCCACGTTGAAAAAGGTTTTGACATTACCCTCGCCGCCTCCGAACCGCTAGTCGTGGCGCCCGTTGCCATGAGCTTCGACGAGCGTGGCCGCATGTGGGTGGTGGAAATGATGGGCTACATGCCCGACACCGTTGGTACAGGGGAAGACATGCGGAACGGTAGTATTGCTATTCTGGAAGATACCAACAAAGACGGCGTAGCCGATAAACGCACGGTGTTCCTCGATTCCCTTGTGCTGCCACGTGCCGTTTGCCTTATAGAGAATGGCGTACTGGTCGCTGTGCCACCTTACCTCTGGTACATTGAACGTAACGGCGATGCGCCGGGTCGCAGAACTTTGGTCGACAGTACCTATGCCGTAGAAGGCAATGTGGAGCACCAGCCGAACGGACTGCTGCGCGCGATGGACAACTGGATCTATAATGCGAAGTCAGACAAACGATACCGTAAAAAAGGCAACCAATGGCTGATCGAGAAAACTCACTTCCGTGGCCAATGGGGCATCTCGCAGGATAACTACGGCCGCCTGTACGTAAACAACAACTCCGTAAACTTAGAGGGCGACTACTTTCCGCCAGGTTTCGGTGCCGGCAACAGCAGCCAGCGCGACGTAGGCGGTTACACCGAACGTGTTGTGCGCAACAACCGCGTATACCCGATGCGCGCTACGCCGGGTGTAAACCGTGGCTATACGAAGAATACGCTCACCGATAGTCTGCGTCTTGCTAACTTCACCGCTGCCTGCGGACCGCTCGTATACCGTGGCGCCTTATTCGGCGCGGCTTACGACAACAACGCTTTTGTAGCAGAACCCGCGGGCAACCTGATCAAACGAAACATCCTGAAGGACAGTGGCTACGCCGTTACCGGCCGGCAGGCGTATGCGGACAGCGAGTTCGTGGCCAGTACAGACGAGCGCTTTCGCCCGGTGAATCTATCGACAGGCCCAGATGGAGCGATCTACGTACTCGACATGTATCGCGGCATCATCCAGCATAAAACTTACCTCACCGATTACCTGAAGAACGAGATACGGATGCGCAACCTCAGCCTGCCGCTGAACTGTGGACGCATCTACCGCATTGCACCGAAAGGCAAAGCCGCAACCATGCCTGACTTCAACGTATCGCCGGCCGGTCTGGTCGCGCTGCTCGATCATCCGAACGGGTGGGTGCGCGATATGGCGCAGCAGTTATTGGTAGACAGGCGGCCTGCAGAAGCCATCGCTCCGTTAAAGGCGCGGCTGGCCAATACCGCACAACCCATCGGCGCCTTGCATGCCCTCTGGACGCTCGAAGGCATGAACGCCCTGGACTTCGACCTGGTACGACCGCTGTTGCTACAAGGCGACGCGCAGCTGAAACAACAGGCAATGGCTACGTTGCCTGCGGTGCTCAATAACAGTAATCAGGCGGCCATTATCGCCCTGCTCAAAACATTTGACGCCGATCCCCGCACCGCGCCGATGCTCGGTTATTTACTGCCTTTCCTGCGGAAATACGACGCGCCTGCTGCGGATAACCTGCTCACCCAGCTAAGCCGCCTGTACGCCGACGATCGTTACGTAGCCGATGCGCTCATCAGCGCAGCCCCCGGCCGGGAAAAGGAACTGTTGCAGAGCATCACTGCCTGGAACAGCGATACAGCACTCGTCATCAACAAACGCCTGCAAAAAGTGCTGCGCGATATCTCGGAGAGTAAGAAGGCCAAACTAAGTGAAGCTGTGTTGAATGAATACCCCCGCGGTTACAAGATCTTCACTACGGTTTGCCAAACCTGCCACGGCCCTGATGGCAATGGTATACAGTCACTGGCGCCACCGCTGAACGAATCGCAGTGGGTGAACGGTGAACGCGAGCGCCTGATCGCTATCGTGCTGTTTGGGCTTACCGGTCCGGTAGAGGTGAATGGCAAGGTGTACAAAGCGCCTGAGATCAGCGGGGATATGCCGGGCATTGGTAACAATGACGAGTTCTCCGATGCGGACATCGCGCAGTTATTGAGCTTTTTGCGTAAGGCCTGGAGTAATAATGCCGATAAGATTACGGATAAGGATGTGAAAGCCACACGCCTGAAGCTGAAAGGCAGGCAGAAAGCATTTACGGTGGAAGAATTATTGAAACTATGA
- a CDS encoding DUF192 domain-containing protein: MGTLQYWALGLVFALHSCGNQPKPATAADNPVAVSTDKGPAFTKEGELYFISKTTGDTISRIDIELAITDEERATGLMHRKAMDESQGMLFLFEAEGPQAFYMKNTYIPLDIAYVNAQQEIVSVTKYATPLSEESLPSYKDAMYVVEVNGGYIDRHKIAYGDKIVFTKTR, translated from the coding sequence ATGGGAACTTTACAATACTGGGCGCTGGGATTAGTGTTTGCCCTGCATAGCTGCGGCAACCAACCGAAACCTGCTACTGCTGCGGATAATCCCGTTGCAGTATCCACCGATAAGGGACCTGCATTCACCAAAGAAGGTGAGCTCTATTTCATCAGTAAAACCACCGGCGATACGATCAGCCGCATCGATATAGAACTGGCCATCACCGACGAAGAACGCGCCACGGGACTCATGCACCGCAAAGCAATGGACGAGTCCCAGGGCATGCTGTTCCTTTTCGAAGCGGAAGGCCCGCAGGCGTTCTATATGAAAAACACCTATATCCCGCTCGATATCGCTTATGTCAATGCGCAGCAGGAAATCGTGTCTGTCACGAAATACGCTACGCCTTTGTCGGAAGAAAGCCTGCCGAGTTATAAAGATGCCATGTACGTGGTGGAAGTAAACGGCGGCTACATCGACCGGCACAAGATCGCTTACGGGGATAAAATTGTTTTTACTAAAACAAGATAG
- a CDS encoding Gfo/Idh/MocA family protein → MHRRDFLFTSAKAGVAWSALPLLSSFKRTESYKLALIGSGWWGMNILRCALKHGGCKLVAISDVDTRQSDKAMQEINKLTSDRPRVYKDYRELLHKEKPEIVIVATPDHWHPLITIAAIEQGAHVYVEKPISHTILEGQAMVNAARKHGKIVQVGMHRRVSPHNMSGMDFLKSGKAGKIGMVRAFVHYPGGAGKPVPNEEAPKELDWNMWCGPAPLNPYNPAIHPKGFRNFLDYANGTLGDWGIHWMDQILWWTEEKHPRKIYSSAARHIKKDNTDAPDTQNVIFEFESFTATWEHRTYAGNEAEKTNIGCYYYGTEGTFHMGWLDGWTFYPSDKNKQPIHQAPQLDLPDQQNIAGLWANFMTCIEKRQTPVCDIEIGQRSTNMSLLGMLSHKVGRSIVWDGKQVVQDDEANKLLKRAYRGEWKYPV, encoded by the coding sequence ATGCATCGTAGAGATTTCCTGTTCACCTCCGCAAAGGCCGGCGTGGCCTGGTCTGCACTGCCTTTACTGTCTTCTTTTAAACGCACCGAAAGTTATAAACTGGCACTTATCGGCTCCGGCTGGTGGGGCATGAACATCCTGCGCTGCGCATTGAAGCACGGCGGCTGTAAGCTGGTGGCTATTTCGGACGTAGATACCCGGCAGTCGGATAAGGCAATGCAGGAAATCAATAAACTTACTTCGGACAGGCCGCGGGTCTACAAAGACTACCGCGAATTATTACATAAAGAGAAGCCCGAAATCGTAATCGTCGCTACGCCCGATCACTGGCACCCGCTCATCACGATCGCTGCGATCGAACAGGGGGCGCATGTATACGTAGAAAAGCCCATCAGTCACACGATACTGGAGGGACAAGCCATGGTGAACGCCGCCCGTAAGCACGGCAAAATCGTACAGGTAGGTATGCACCGCCGTGTATCCCCGCATAACATGTCGGGCATGGATTTTCTTAAATCAGGAAAAGCAGGTAAGATCGGTATGGTGCGCGCGTTCGTGCATTACCCCGGCGGCGCAGGTAAACCCGTTCCCAACGAGGAAGCGCCGAAAGAACTGGATTGGAACATGTGGTGCGGACCGGCACCTTTGAACCCTTATAATCCTGCCATCCACCCAAAGGGTTTCCGCAACTTCCTCGATTATGCGAATGGTACGTTGGGCGACTGGGGCATTCATTGGATGGACCAGATACTCTGGTGGACGGAAGAAAAGCATCCGCGTAAAATATATTCTTCCGCCGCCCGGCACATCAAAAAAGATAACACCGACGCGCCCGATACGCAGAACGTCATTTTCGAATTTGAATCCTTCACGGCTACCTGGGAACACCGCACGTACGCTGGCAACGAAGCAGAGAAAACAAACATCGGCTGCTACTATTACGGCACCGAAGGCACCTTTCATATGGGCTGGCTCGACGGCTGGACGTTTTATCCATCCGATAAAAACAAGCAGCCCATCCACCAGGCCCCTCAGCTCGACCTGCCCGACCAGCAGAACATTGCCGGCCTATGGGCCAACTTCATGACCTGCATCGAAAAGCGCCAGACGCCGGTCTGCGACATAGAGATCGGGCAACGCTCGACGAATATGAGTTTGCTGGGCATGCTGTCGCACAAAGTAGGGCGCAGTATTGTCTGGGATGGAAAGCAGGTAGTGCAGGACGACGAGGCGAACAAGTTGTTGAAGCGGGCATATAGGGGAGAGTGGAAGTACCCGGTGTAA
- the mqnE gene encoding aminofutalosine synthase MqnE — MMTKETYPALPTILQEASLDQGLKKIADKVLAQERLSQEDGIMLFEKGDLGFVGALANHVRERMHGDKTYFNRNFHIEPTNVCVFTCKFCSYSRLYKNREDGWELSVDQMLHIVQKYDNQPVTEVHIVGGVHPKMDLNFFCELLQRIRAHRPDLHIKAFTPVELDYMFRKAKLTVEEGMKKLFDAGLQSMPGGGAEIFHPDVRSQICHDKVDAEGWLHIHRAAHELGMHSNCTMLYGHVEKFWHRVDHMDRLRSLQDDTHGFNTFIPLKFRNKDNDMAHIPESSIIEDLRMYAIARLYMDNIPHLKAYWPMLGRSTAQLTLAFGVNDLDGTIDDTTKIYSMAGSEEQTPSMNTAQLALLIRQAGRRPVERDTVYNEIKDYTDVEFSDSEILAKA; from the coding sequence ATGATGACGAAAGAAACGTATCCTGCCCTGCCAACTATTCTCCAGGAAGCATCGCTAGATCAAGGTTTAAAGAAGATTGCAGACAAAGTATTAGCACAGGAAAGGCTTAGCCAGGAAGATGGCATCATGCTGTTTGAGAAGGGAGACCTGGGATTTGTGGGGGCATTGGCCAATCATGTGAGAGAGCGGATGCATGGAGACAAGACTTATTTTAACAGGAACTTTCATATAGAGCCCACGAACGTTTGCGTATTTACCTGCAAGTTCTGCTCCTATTCCAGATTATACAAGAACCGCGAAGACGGCTGGGAACTGAGTGTTGACCAGATGTTACACATCGTGCAGAAGTACGATAATCAGCCCGTTACGGAAGTACACATCGTAGGTGGCGTACATCCTAAAATGGACCTCAACTTCTTCTGCGAACTGCTGCAACGCATCCGTGCCCATCGCCCGGACCTTCACATTAAGGCCTTTACACCGGTGGAGCTGGATTACATGTTCCGCAAAGCAAAACTGACGGTAGAAGAAGGCATGAAAAAGCTGTTCGATGCCGGCCTGCAATCTATGCCCGGCGGTGGTGCAGAGATCTTCCACCCTGACGTTCGTTCGCAAATCTGCCATGATAAAGTGGATGCAGAAGGCTGGTTACATATTCACCGTGCCGCGCACGAACTGGGCATGCACAGCAACTGTACGATGCTGTACGGCCACGTCGAAAAGTTCTGGCACCGCGTAGACCATATGGACCGCCTGCGTTCCCTGCAGGACGATACGCATGGATTCAACACCTTCATCCCGCTGAAGTTCCGTAATAAAGATAACGACATGGCCCACATCCCGGAATCTTCGATTATCGAAGATCTGCGCATGTACGCCATTGCCCGCCTCTATATGGATAATATCCCCCACCTGAAAGCCTACTGGCCGATGTTGGGCAGAAGCACCGCACAACTCACCCTCGCCTTCGGCGTAAACGACCTGGACGGCACGATCGACGACACCACGAAGATCTACTCAATGGCCGGCTCCGAAGAGCAAACACCTTCTATGAACACCGCACAGCTCGCGCTGCTCATCCGCCAGGCAGGAAGAAGGCCGGTGGAGAGAGATACGGTGTACAATGAGATCAAGGATTATACGGATGTGGAGTTTAGTGATAGTGAGATTTTGGCGAAGGCTTAG
- a CDS encoding M43 family zinc metalloprotease produces MRTATLLLLLSNLIWLPATAQRKCGTAEALQQQLQSDSKTLLRYRQTEGELQRARPSHLGKTAALVNIPVVVHIVMKDPSLVTDAQVLSQIQTLNADYRAANADRSKVPTVWQSLVGDAQIEFTLAQRTPNGDPTNGIVRKVTTRDNFNVNQSAAMAVKHSNTGGSDAWDYTRYLNIWVCVLANNYLGVATPPGNVYPTSEEGVVITYTAFGTTGTASGNYNLGRTATHEIGHFLGLIHIWGDDDGACTGTDNVGDTPNQGNNTYNCPTFPVTDACSPTAPGIMFMNYMDYTNDACMYMFTSGQVTRMQNALATPSRAGLTSSNGGQPVNQKALDIGVETVSNPLGKVCVTGQTPMVVLKNKGTNVLTSAIIRYRVDNGAEVSYNWTGSLSSLQSATVQLPAFNTTEGTHNFVAYTTAPNGGNDEDVANDSSRVTFRYDNEGIIPYNEGFEGGTTPYGWTVNNADNSFTWEVTEAAAKSGGYSIVMRNLGYASNGPIDDLLSPVFDGGNNDSVFLFFDIAAATQTNTNDPGNVWDTLQVLVTTDCGKTFTDVGYKKWGKTLITRTTPTSAEFVPTASEWRRDSVDLTKYARNSKFRVVFRNTTNYENNIYLDNISVIARGVNPNLRDKGVLIRPNPFSSTVYVDFYEYPTELEHIGIYNVSGRLVRRLPLSGLINNRFTFDLVNEPNGIYFVKLFYKNKVRTFKIVKAQ; encoded by the coding sequence TTGCGTACCGCGACCTTATTGCTCCTGTTGAGCAACCTTATTTGGCTACCTGCAACTGCACAAAGAAAATGCGGTACGGCGGAAGCTTTACAACAACAGCTCCAGTCCGATTCCAAAACCTTACTTCGTTACCGGCAAACAGAGGGAGAACTGCAAAGGGCACGTCCCTCCCACCTCGGTAAAACGGCTGCGCTGGTGAACATCCCGGTGGTGGTACATATCGTGATGAAAGATCCCAGCCTGGTGACCGACGCGCAAGTACTTTCGCAGATACAAACCCTGAATGCCGATTACCGCGCCGCCAATGCCGACCGCAGCAAAGTGCCGACCGTATGGCAATCCCTGGTTGGCGATGCGCAGATCGAATTTACCCTGGCGCAACGCACGCCGAACGGCGATCCTACCAATGGCATCGTGCGCAAAGTAACTACACGCGACAACTTCAACGTAAATCAAAGCGCCGCGATGGCGGTGAAACATAGTAATACAGGCGGCAGCGACGCCTGGGACTATACCCGCTACCTGAACATCTGGGTATGCGTGCTGGCCAACAATTACCTGGGCGTGGCCACCCCTCCCGGTAATGTGTACCCTACCTCTGAAGAAGGCGTAGTGATTACTTACACTGCGTTTGGCACCACGGGTACCGCCTCCGGCAACTACAACCTGGGTCGCACGGCCACCCACGAGATCGGCCACTTCCTGGGTTTGATCCACATCTGGGGTGACGATGACGGCGCCTGTACCGGCACCGACAATGTAGGCGACACCCCCAACCAGGGCAACAATACCTATAACTGCCCCACCTTTCCCGTAACAGACGCCTGCAGCCCGACGGCGCCGGGCATCATGTTCATGAACTACATGGACTATACCAACGACGCCTGTATGTACATGTTTACATCAGGCCAGGTAACGCGCATGCAAAATGCGCTGGCTACCCCCTCCCGCGCCGGACTGACCAGTTCGAACGGCGGACAGCCTGTGAATCAGAAGGCGCTGGACATTGGCGTGGAAACGGTAAGCAATCCGCTGGGCAAAGTATGTGTGACCGGGCAAACGCCCATGGTAGTGCTGAAGAATAAAGGCACAAACGTATTGACCAGCGCCATCATCCGCTATAGGGTCGACAACGGTGCGGAAGTGAGTTATAACTGGACAGGCAGCCTGTCGAGCCTGCAATCGGCCACCGTGCAGCTGCCAGCGTTCAATACCACCGAGGGTACGCACAACTTTGTGGCTTATACCACGGCGCCTAACGGCGGCAATGATGAAGACGTGGCGAACGATTCGAGCCGGGTGACTTTCCGGTACGATAATGAAGGCATCATCCCCTACAACGAAGGCTTTGAAGGGGGTACTACACCCTACGGATGGACCGTGAACAACGCCGATAACAGTTTTACCTGGGAGGTAACGGAAGCAGCGGCAAAATCCGGCGGCTACTCCATAGTGATGCGAAACCTGGGCTATGCGTCCAACGGCCCGATCGACGACCTGTTATCGCCTGTATTCGATGGCGGCAATAACGACTCTGTGTTCCTGTTCTTCGACATAGCGGCTGCAACGCAGACCAACACCAACGATCCCGGTAACGTTTGGGATACCTTACAGGTGCTCGTAACCACTGATTGCGGCAAAACGTTTACGGACGTGGGTTACAAGAAATGGGGCAAGACGCTGATCACCCGCACCACCCCAACTTCTGCCGAGTTTGTACCTACCGCTTCGGAATGGCGCCGCGACAGTGTGGATCTTACTAAATACGCACGTAACAGCAAGTTCCGCGTGGTGTTCCGGAACACTACGAACTATGAAAACAACATCTATCTCGATAATATCAGCGTAATTGCCAGGGGCGTAAACCCGAACCTGCGCGACAAAGGCGTCCTTATTCGTCCAAACCCTTTCAGTTCAACGGTTTATGTAGACTTCTACGAGTACCCGACGGAGCTGGAACACATTGGGATATATAACGTTTCAGGCAGGCTGGTGCGGCGTTTGCCACTGTCGGGGCTGATCAACAACCGCTTCACTTTTGATTTGGTAAATGAGCCAAATGGTATTTACTTTGTAAAGTTATTCTATAAGAACAAGGTAAGGACTTTTAAAATAGTGAAAGCACAATGA